The Gammaproteobacteria bacterium genome includes the window GTCAATTTGTAGTACTGTGGCAGGAGATTTCATTGGTGCGGTGCTCTGGGCCTCAACCATGAATACCCTTCGAAAAAATACGAGGAGGTAAAGACCGTGCGTATCATGCATACCATGCTTCGTGTCGGTGACATGGACCGATCTATTCACTTCTATACGGAAGTCCTAGGAATGAAGGTCCTCCGCAAGCAGGAGTACCCGGATAATCAGTTTACGCTTGCGTTCGTTGGATATGGCGACGAGGTTGACCATGCGGTATTGGAATTAACCTACAATTGGGACCAGGATCGCTATGAGATGGGGGACGCGTACGGGCATATTGCCATCGGTGTTGACGATGTTTACGCGGCGTGCGACGCGATCTGTGAACGTGGCGGAAAGATCGTGCGCGATGCAGGCCCGATGAAAGGAGGCTCAACAGTTATTGCGTTTGTTGAGGATCCGGATGGATATAAGATAGAGTTTCTGGAGGATCCTGCTCAGTAATCGTCGAGCGGTTCAAATTGTTCCGTGGATTGGTCTCATTCTTCTACAGTGATGGTTATTTTCTCTGAGATCACCGGAGAGTCGTGCGGGATGTGGCGGTAGTCCCCTAGGATAAGCTGCAAAGTGTATATCCCCGGGGCCAGCATCAAACGAGTTTCAGTCTGACCTCCGCCAAAGTGCCGGTGGCTCTCGTCCTTGGGGATGGGCCGATCGAGCGTAGGTAGTTTAGAATTGATTAATAAGTGATGATGTCCGGTGTTGGGAATGTCGACGCCTGCGGGTGCGATGCCCATATCTGCGAGGCCAAATCGAACGATCAACGGGCTCTTCGTGACGGCGCCATCTTCTGGCGTTATGAAATAGACATCTGCGCCTTGTGGTGATGGAGTCTGAGCGAATACGTGAAAACCCAAGAACATGAAGCTCATAGGCAAGGCAAGAAAGCGTGCCATGTTATTTCCCGTCCCGATTTGGCTTGGCTCTGCAGTTTATCATAGGGACTTTACAGTTTGACTACATTCGAGGTGTCGAGTACGAAGAATGATAATCTTCCAGCCTTGCATTTAATTGTCCGCTTAGCCCGTGGGGGTTGTTTACTAGTCCGATTGACGTTGATTCCTGAGTCTCAGAAAATAGTTTCCCAATCCGTGCGCGATTCGAGAAATGACTAATAGTCATCCGAGTGCTCAAACAAGTGGCGATCCGCTCGTCAAGATTAGGGGCTTGACGTTTAAACGCGATTCGCGCGTGATTTTTGACAACGTCGATATTGATATACCGCGCGGGAAGATCACGGCGATTATGGGTCCGAGTGGTTGTGGCAAAACCACGATGTTACGCATTATCGGCGGCCAGTTGCGGCCAGAGTCTGGAAGCGTGGTTTTCGATGGCCATGAGGTGCCGGCACTCTCTCGCAGGGCATTATTTACCTTGCGCAAGCGTATGGGCATGCTTTTTCAAAGTGGCGCGCTGCTGACCGACCTTAACGTCTTTGAAAATGTTGCCTTTCCACTGCGCGAACATACGGAGTTGCCTGACTCAATGATCCACGATTTGGTGCTGATGAAGCTTGAGGCAGTGGGATTGCGTGGGGCAAAGCATTTGATGACAAGCCAACTATCGGGCGGGATGCAGCGGCGTGTGGCGCTTGCCCGCGCCATCGCGCTGGATCCCATGATGATCATGTATGACGAACCGTTTACCGGACAAGACCCCATCTCGATGGGCGTTTTAGTTCGGCTAATTAAGCTAATGAAGGATGCCTTGGGGATCACAAGCATCGTGGTGTCC containing:
- the gloA gene encoding lactoylglutathione lyase encodes the protein MRIMHTMLRVGDMDRSIHFYTEVLGMKVLRKQEYPDNQFTLAFVGYGDEVDHAVLELTYNWDQDRYEMGDAYGHIAIGVDDVYAACDAICERGGKIVRDAGPMKGGSTVIAFVEDPDGYKIEFLEDPAQ
- a CDS encoding DUF4399 domain-containing protein, with protein sequence MARFLALPMSFMFLGFHVFAQTPSPQGADVYFITPEDGAVTKSPLIVRFGLADMGIAPAGVDIPNTGHHHLLINSKLPTLDRPIPKDESHRHFGGGQTETRLMLAPGIYTLQLILGDYRHIPHDSPVISEKITITVEE
- a CDS encoding ATP-binding cassette domain-containing protein encodes the protein MTNSHPSAQTSGDPLVKIRGLTFKRDSRVIFDNVDIDIPRGKITAIMGPSGCGKTTMLRIIGGQLRPESGSVVFDGHEVPALSRRALFTLRKRMGMLFQSGALLTDLNVFENVAFPLREHTELPDSMIHDLVLMKLEAVGLRGAKHLMTSQLSGGMQRRVALARAIALDPMMIMYDEPFTGQDPISMGVLVRLIKLMKDALGITSIVVSHDVEETASISDYIYVLSAGKVVGEGSPEALRNSTSEWVRQFMDALPDGPVPFHYPAPDYEDDLLSGGRM